One genomic window of Hirundo rustica isolate bHirRus1 chromosome 13, bHirRus1.pri.v3, whole genome shotgun sequence includes the following:
- the RCCD1 gene encoding RCC1 domain-containing protein 1: protein MAAAPCVWLAFGFSLEEAAGEPGPGPGPWRLEAGPEGISRLWPAWSYVVVDTGAGLEVRSAGLRRRLPGWAEALPSETHLVLRSPAAARAWRREAALSGALRDEPAWSRELPPEPRQPLPLLPGGFATPRPPFFTALPAGLRARRLVLGTEHALALGAAGEVFTWGGGRHGQLGHGLLESELQPRLVEALAGVPMQAVAAGGWHSASVSEAGDLYVWGWNESGQLALPSKALAEERAQDEGTGAGSTKRTPCREQLTTEDAAFISIQAFPALLDLPQELEVSAVSCGSRHTAAVTRGGELYTWGWGKYGQLGHGDNISSDQARRVEHLVAKGLRVEEVVCGPWTTYVRVREP, encoded by the exons ATGGCGGCGGCTCCTTGCGTTTGGCTCGCGTTCGGGTTCAGCCTCGAGGAGGCGGCCGGggagccgggcccgggcccgggcccgtGGCGGCTGGAGGCGGGCCCCGAGGGGATCTCCCGCCTGTGGCCTGCCTGGAGCTACGTGGTCGTGGACACCG GCGCGGGGCTGGAGGTGCGGagcgcggggctgcggcggcggctgcCGGGCTGGGCCGAGGCGCTGCCGTCCGAGACGCACCTGGTGCTGCGGAGCCCGGCGGCGGCCCGCGCCtggcggcgggaggcggcgctGAGCGGAGCGCTGCGGGACGAGCCCGCCTGGAGCCGGGAGCTGCCGCCGGAGCCCCGCCAGCCGCTGCCGCTCCTGCCCGGCGGCTTCGCCACGCCGCGGCCGCCGTTCTTCACCGCGCTGCCGGCTGGCCTGCGGGCGCGGCGGCTGGTTCTGGGCACGGAGCACGCCCTGGCGCTGGGCGCCGCCGGGGAGGTCTTTACCTGGGGCGGTGGCAG gcacGGGCAGCTGGGCCACGGGCTGCTGGagtcagagctgcagccacGGCTGGTGGAGGCGCTGGCCGGGGTGCCCATGCAGGCGGTGGCGGCGGGCGGGTGGCACTCGGCCAGCGTTAGCG AGGCAGGAGACCTGTACGTGTGGGGCTGGAATGAGTCAGGGCAGCTGGCTCTGCCCTCCAAAGCGCTGGCGGAGGAGCGAGCGCAAGACGAGGGCACGGGCGCAG GGAGCACCAAGCGGACGCCCTGCCGGGAGCAGCTGACCACTGAGGACGCTGCGTTCATCTCCATCCAGGCGTTCCCGGCACTGCTGGACCTGCCACAGGAGCTGGAGGTCAGCGCGGTCAGCTGTGGGTCCCGACACACGGCCGCCGTCACGC GAGGCGGGGAGCTCTACACCTGGGGCTGGG GTAAATACGGACAGCTGGGACACGGGGACAACATCAGCTCTGACCAGGCACGCCGCGTTGAGCACCTGGTGGCCAAGGGGCTGCGGGTGGAGGAGGTGGTGTGTGGGCCCTGGACCACCTATGTACGTGTGCGGGAGCCGTGA
- the UNC45A gene encoding protein unc-45 homolog A, translated as MEEPVTAEQLRARGNALFQAGDHGAALAAYTEALSLSDAVSERAVLHRNRAACYLKLEDYSKAEADATKAIEADGRDVKALFRRSQALQQLGRLDQAVSDLQRCVSLEPRNKAFQEALRALGSSMHEKMKAMSCTDSKVEQMFQILLDLDEKDADKKQKAAQNLIVLAREEAGAEKIFQSDGVRLLMQLLDTAKADLMLAALRTLVGLCSGHRSRTTAILAELGAPRLAAVLGVEHEQVSLAACNLLHVIFDSLKEGLQKEFRGKEDAVVLDSSRDLKLLIKHLLELLVLEGASAHGRDNALNLLIKVVPRKSPKETNNSLSLWVIDQGLKKILEVGSTVCGSSGSLPVTENTRMSTSVLLSKLYEDLKCDAERENFHHLCEDYVRSWFEGHELPGKLRAIQTVSCLLQGPSDAGNRVLELEGIMDSVLSLCASVSEAHQLVAVEALIHAADKAKRASFITANGVNLLKEIYKHSERDSIRIRALVGLCKLGSAGGTDFSMKQFAEGSTMKLAKQCRKWLCNEAIDAGTRRWAVEGLAYLTFDADVKEEFVEDKAAMQAMFHLAKSEDRSVLYAVASTLVNCTNSYDHEEPDPQMLELAKYAKQHIPEQHPKDKPEFVKRRVRKLLTAGVVSALACMVKSENPALTNSCRELISRVFLALVEEAEDRGGVVAQGGGKALIPLSLEGTEVGQTKAAQALAKITITSNPEMAFPGERIYEVVRPLVSLLHLQRTGLENFEGLMALTNLAGISERLRQKILKERAVPMIEGYMFEEHELIRLAATECMCNMAMSKEVQEMFLAEGSDRLKLMVLYSGEEDEKLRRAASGTLAMLTALHPPICKRIPQVTVHWLEILQALLLSPSVELQHRGAVVVMNMMAAAREVAEQLIASEMLEILSVLAKDKDKPRVAQAAQESLAQAVAYGLIKPNPGHA; from the exons ATGGAGGAGCCG GTGACGGCGGAGCAGCTTCGGGCGCGGGGTAACGCGCTGTTCCAGGCGGGGGATCACGGAGCCGCCCTCGCTGCCTACACGGAAGCTTTGAGCCTGAGCGATGCCGTGTCGGAGCGCGCCGTGCTGCACCGCAACCGGGCCGCATGTTACCTGAAGCTG GAGGATTACAGTAAGGCAGAGGCTGATGCGACTAAAG CCATCGAAGCTGACGGCCGGGATGTGAAGGCGCTGTTCCGCCGCAGCCAGgcgctgcagcagctgggccgCCTGGACCAGGCTGTCAGTGACCTGCAGCGCTGCGTCAGCCTGGAGCCCAGGAATAAGGCATTCCAGGAGGCCCTGcgtgccctgggcagcagcatgCACGAGAAG ATGAAGGCCATGTCCTGCACAGACTCAAAAGTAGAGCAGATGTTCCAGATCTTGCTGGATCTTGATGAAAAGGATGCGGACAAGAAGCAGAAA gctgcGCAGAACTTGATTGTGCTGGCACGAgaagaggctggagcagagaaaatCTTCCAGAGCGATGGTGTGCGGCTGCTGATGCAGCTGCTGGACACGGCCAAGGCTGACCTGATGCTGGCAGCCCTGCGCACACTGGTGGGGCTGTGCTCCGGCCACCGCTCTCGT ACCACGGCCATCTTGGCAGAACTGGGGGCACCCCGTCTTGCGGCGGTGCTGGGCGTGGAGCACGAGCAAGTGTCCCTGGCTGCCTGCAACCTGCTGCACGTGATATTTGATTCCCTGAAGGAGGGGCTGCAGAAAGAGTTCCGTGGGAAGGAGGATGCAGTGGTGCTGG ATTCCTCCAGGGACCTGAAACTACTGATCAAGCACCTCCTGGAGCTGCTAGTGCTGGAAGGGGCCTCGGCGCACGGCCGTGACAACGCTCTCAATCTGCTCATCAAGGTGGTCCCCAGGAAGTCACCAAAGGAGACCAACAACAGCCTGAGCCTCTGGGTGATTGACCAGG GCCTGAAGAAGATCCTGGAGGTGGGCAGCACCGTGTGCGGCAGCTCGGGCAGCCTGCCCGTGACAGAGAACACCCGGATGAGCACCTCTGTTCTGCTGAGCAAACTGTATGAGGACCTGAAGTGTGATGCTGAGAGGGAAAACTTCCACCATCTGTGCGAGGACTATGTGAG GAGCTGGTTCGAGGGGCACGAGCTGCCGGGAAAGCTGCGGGCCATTCAGACAGTGTCGTGCCTGCTGCAGGGTCCCTCAGACGCTGGGAACAGGGTGCTAGAGCTGGAGGGGATCATGGACAGTGTGCTGTCCCTCTGTGCCTCTGTCTCTGAGGCCCACCAGCTGGTAGCGGTGGAGGCGCTGATCCACGCAGCCGACAAGGCCAAGCGCGCCTCCTTCATCACGGCCAACGGCGTCAACCTGCTCAAGGAGATCTACAAGCACAGCGAGAGGGACAGCATCCGCATCCGTGCGCTCGTG GGGCTCTGCAAGCTGGGATCTGCTGGAGGCACGGACTTCAGCATGAAGCAGTTTGCCGAGGGATCCACCATGAAGCTGGCCAAGCAGTGCCGCAA GTGGCTCTGCAACGAGGCCATCGATGCGGGCACACGGCGCTGGGCTGTAGAGGGCCTGGCCTACCTCACCTTCGATGCAGACGTCAAGGAGGAGTTTGTGGAGGACAAGGCAGCCATGCAGGCCATGTTCCACCTGGCCAAG TCAGAGGACAGGAGTGTGCTCTATGCTGTTGCCTCCACGCTGGTGAACTGCACCAACAGCTATGACCATGAAGAGCCAGACCCACAGATGCTGGAGCTGGCCAAGTATGCCAAGCAGCACATTCCGGAGCAGCACCCCAAG GACAAGCCGGAGTTTGTGAAGCGGCGTGTGCGGAAGCTGCTGACGGCCGGAGTGGTGTCGGCTCTGGCCTGCATGGTGAAGAGCGAGAACCCAGCGCTCACCAACTCCTGTCGGGAGCTGATCTCCAG AGTGTTCCTGGCACTGGTGGAGGAGGCAGAAGACCGGGGTGGTGTGGTTGCTCAGGGAGGAGGCAAG GCTCTGatcccactgtccctggagggCACTGAGGTGGGGCAGACCAAGGCAGCGCAGGCCCTAGCAAAGATCACCATCACCTCCAACCCGGAGATGGCATTCCCTGGGGAGCGG ATCTATGAGGTGGTGCGGCCCCTGGTCAGCCTCCTGCACCTGCAGCGCACGGGCCTGGAGAACTTTGAGGGGCTGATGGCCTTGACCAACCTGGCTGGCATCAGCGAGAGGCTGCG GCAGAAGATCCTGAAAGAGCGGGCTGTGCCCATGATTGAGGGGTACATGTTTGAGGAGCACGAGCTGATCCGGCTGGCCGCAACTGAGTGCATGTGCAACATGGCCATGAGCAAGGAG GTGCAGGAGATGTTCCTGGCTGAGGGCAGCGACCGGCTGAAGCTGATGGTCCTGTACAGTGGGGAGGAGGATGAGAAGCTGCGGCGGGCAGCCTCGGGGACCCTGGCCATGCTGACTGCCCTGCATCCCCCCATCTGCAAGCGGATTCCCCAGGTG ACGGTGCACTGGCTGGAGATCCTGCAGGCCCTGCTGCTGAGCCCCAgtgtggagctgcagcaccgTGGTGCCGTGGTGGTGATGAACATGATGGCAGCTGCCCGGGAGGTGGCCGAGCAGCTCATCGCCAGCGAGATGCTGGAGATCCTCTCCGTGCTTGCCAAGGACAAGGACAAGCCGCGGGTGGCCCAGGCGGCCCaggagagcctggcacaggcagtGGCTTACGGCCTCATCAAGCCCAACCCTGGCCACGCCTGA
- the LOC120758847 gene encoding protein shisa-like-1, with protein MKMLDGHLLRLLLITALFPNILGSVLVQNLHLCEGYVGPDGRSHPGFYCPRLTDPPGHRYCCQPSLDALKSCCSQLALEALTGVNLSSLESPGLLRNPLALPFVGLYGLLVLLLMAIDLCHFYRTRRCHLRHLLPCGCRVSRGPPGGHLAGTRPSHGAPRLTRPSQGC; from the exons ATGAAGATGCTGGATGGGCACCTGCTCCGGCTGCTCCTTATCACAGCTCTGTTCCCCAACATCCTTGGGTCAG TCTTGGTGCAGAACCTGCACCTCTGCGAGGGCTACGTGGGCCCTGATGGCCGCTCCCACCCCGGCTTCTACTGCCCGCGGCTGACGGACCCCCCCGGCCACCGCTACTGttgccagcccagcctggacGCTCTCaaatcctgctgctctcagctggcCCTGGAAGCCCTCACTGGAGTGAACCTCTCCAGCCTGGAAAGCCCTGGTCTACTCAG GAACCCGCTGGCCCTGCCTTTCGTGGGGCTCTATGGGCTCCTCGTCCTCCTGCTTATGGCCATCGACCTCTGCCACTTCTACCGGACGCGACGGTGCCACCTCCGCCACCTGCTGCCCTGTGGCTGTCGCGTGTCCCGTGGACCCCCGGGGGGGCACCTGGCCGGTACCCGGCCTTCCCACGGTGCCCCCAGACTGACAcgccccagccagggctgctga